A single region of the Arthrobacter sp. V1I7 genome encodes:
- a CDS encoding flagellin — protein MGFVINNNLAANNTYRSLNATQNDLSKSLEKLSTGLRINRAGDDAAGLSISEGLKSQVTGSAQAARNAQDGISVIQTAEGALTEVHSILQRVRDLAVQAGNDSNNAAARTAIKTESDALGDELLRIGTSTNFNGIKLLSGGTSGSGAGSMTFQIGAGSTPADDQITVSTSSAGMDLAVIGAAVKANTYTTAAAASTSVATVDTQIAAVSSSRSDLGAAQNRLEHTIKTLNVSGENLQAAQSRIADVDMAQEMVKFTKANILSQAGTAMLAQANQSSQGVLSLLR, from the coding sequence ATGGGCTTCGTCATCAATAACAACCTTGCGGCAAACAACACTTACCGCAGCCTCAACGCCACCCAGAACGACCTCTCCAAGTCCTTGGAGAAGCTGTCCACCGGCCTGCGCATCAACCGCGCCGGCGATGACGCAGCAGGCCTGTCCATCTCCGAGGGCCTGAAGTCACAGGTCACCGGTTCGGCCCAGGCCGCCCGCAACGCCCAGGACGGCATCTCGGTCATCCAGACCGCGGAAGGCGCCCTGACCGAGGTCCACTCCATCCTGCAGCGTGTACGTGACCTTGCTGTCCAGGCCGGCAATGACTCGAACAATGCCGCAGCCCGTACGGCAATCAAGACCGAGTCCGACGCACTCGGAGACGAGCTGCTTCGTATCGGTACCTCCACGAACTTCAACGGCATCAAGCTGCTCTCGGGCGGCACGTCCGGCAGCGGTGCAGGTTCCATGACGTTCCAGATCGGTGCTGGTTCGACCCCCGCTGATGACCAGATCACCGTCAGCACCTCCAGCGCAGGCATGGACCTGGCCGTGATCGGTGCGGCGGTCAAGGCCAACACCTATACGACTGCCGCTGCTGCTTCGACTTCAGTTGCGACTGTCGACACGCAGATCGCAGCCGTTTCGAGCTCCCGCTCGGATCTGGGTGCAGCCCAGAACCGTCTTGAGCACACGATCAAGACCCTGAATGTCTCCGGTGAAAACCTGCAGGCCGCTCAGTCCCGCATTGCCGACGTCGACATGGCGCAGGAAATGGTCAAGTTCACCAAGGCCAACATCCTGTCCCAGGCCGGCACGGCCATGCTGGCCCAGGCAAACCAGTCCAGCCAGGGTGTTCTTTCGCTCCTGCGCTAA
- a CDS encoding flagellar protein FlgN has protein sequence MPGTIALVTSEGAVRTMAIHELSALLWRERELLDVLTFKLEEEQLLLTAGKSRWLPHGTREVEQVLGHLSQASLARTIEAAVVAESWGLPTNASLGELAAAAPEGAWSEVLTAHLSALTRQTTLIKELRDSNEQYLRTAVRSTQESLADLRPAAGTYDAHGKTGETAGSRIFDKQF, from the coding sequence ATGCCCGGCACCATCGCGTTAGTCACCTCTGAGGGAGCCGTCCGGACCATGGCCATCCACGAACTTTCAGCCCTGCTGTGGCGGGAGCGTGAACTCCTGGACGTTCTCACTTTCAAACTTGAGGAGGAGCAGCTGCTGCTCACCGCCGGCAAGTCCCGCTGGCTGCCCCACGGCACCCGGGAAGTCGAACAGGTCCTGGGGCACCTCTCCCAGGCGAGCCTCGCACGGACCATCGAGGCCGCCGTTGTCGCGGAATCCTGGGGCCTGCCCACCAACGCCTCCCTCGGCGAACTCGCCGCCGCGGCGCCGGAAGGCGCCTGGTCCGAGGTTCTCACGGCCCACCTGAGCGCGCTGACCCGACAGACGACCTTGATCAAGGAACTGCGCGACTCCAACGAGCAGTACCTGCGCACGGCAGTCCGCTCCACGCAGGAGTCCCTGGCCGATCTCCGCCCCGCCGCCGGCACGTACGACGCGCATGGCAAGACCGGGGAAACCGCCGGCTCACGCATCTTCGACAAGCAATTCTAA
- the flgK gene encoding flagellar hook-associated protein FlgK: MSTFGALNTAYRGLTAAQQGMNVAGQNIANAATEGYTRQRVQQSSNAAPGAHGLNGSGRPEAGQGVSVDAIARIGNSFLDAGVRSAGAQAGYASVRSSALQGIEGILQEPGDNGISTALHGFWSAWQGVANQPDQSGPKGLLLNAANSVTDKISSAYKALDSQWSSVRAQASDNVNAVNAAAAQVAAYNTTIRSTLAAGGSANELIDARAKLTDQIASLAGGSVREKPDGTLDVLIGGNALVTGGSFRTLKLVGATAMADAATDAPRVEWTNPSGTAALDGGELAGALSVLAPADKGGAIAQAAQSYNTFATTIATAVNTVHRSGVTGSGATNVDFFTTTGTGPAALSIAGPANVDNIALKASTGGALDTSIADKISQLGTGAGSPDKVWAGIVTNIGVQSRGAQQHESLSSAAEISAQSSRASQASVSLDEENIRLLANQHAYQAAARVMTAVDEALDVLINRTGLVGR, encoded by the coding sequence ATGAGCACCTTCGGCGCCCTGAACACCGCCTACCGTGGACTGACCGCCGCCCAGCAGGGCATGAACGTTGCCGGCCAGAACATCGCCAACGCCGCCACCGAGGGGTACACCCGGCAGCGCGTGCAGCAGTCATCGAACGCTGCACCGGGCGCGCACGGCCTCAATGGCTCCGGCCGTCCCGAGGCAGGGCAGGGCGTGTCCGTGGACGCCATCGCCCGCATCGGCAACAGCTTCCTGGACGCCGGAGTCCGCTCGGCGGGCGCTCAAGCCGGCTACGCCAGCGTCCGCTCCTCCGCGCTGCAAGGCATCGAAGGCATCCTCCAGGAACCTGGTGACAACGGCATTTCCACCGCATTGCATGGTTTCTGGTCCGCGTGGCAGGGAGTAGCAAACCAGCCTGACCAGTCGGGACCGAAAGGCTTGCTGCTGAACGCTGCCAATTCCGTGACGGACAAGATCTCCTCTGCTTACAAGGCCCTCGACTCGCAGTGGAGCAGCGTCCGCGCCCAAGCCTCTGACAATGTCAACGCTGTCAACGCGGCCGCAGCCCAGGTGGCTGCTTACAACACAACCATCCGCTCCACGCTCGCTGCTGGCGGATCAGCCAATGAGCTGATCGACGCCCGCGCCAAACTGACCGATCAGATCGCCAGCCTCGCCGGCGGTTCTGTCCGCGAAAAACCCGACGGCACGCTGGACGTCCTGATCGGCGGAAATGCCCTTGTCACGGGCGGTTCCTTCCGAACGCTCAAGTTGGTGGGCGCGACGGCCATGGCTGACGCCGCTACCGACGCCCCGCGCGTCGAGTGGACCAACCCGAGCGGCACCGCAGCCCTCGACGGCGGTGAACTCGCCGGGGCCCTTTCCGTGCTGGCTCCGGCAGATAAGGGCGGTGCAATTGCCCAGGCAGCCCAGTCCTACAACACTTTCGCGACCACCATCGCTACGGCAGTGAACACTGTCCACCGGTCCGGAGTCACGGGCTCCGGCGCCACCAACGTGGACTTCTTCACCACCACCGGTACAGGCCCCGCCGCGCTGAGCATCGCCGGCCCCGCCAATGTCGACAACATTGCCCTCAAGGCATCGACGGGCGGCGCCCTCGACACCAGCATTGCGGACAAGATTTCACAGCTCGGCACCGGTGCAGGTTCGCCGGACAAGGTCTGGGCGGGCATCGTGACCAACATCGGTGTCCAGTCGCGCGGAGCCCAGCAGCACGAATCGTTGAGCTCGGCAGCAGAGATCTCCGCACAGAGCAGCCGCGCCTCGCAGGCATCCGTCAGCTTGGACGAAGAGAACATCAGACTGCTCGCCAACCAGCATGCCTATCAGGCCGCGGCCCGTGTGATGACCGCCGTCGACGAAGCCCTTGACGTCCTGATCAACCGCACCGGATTGGTAGGAAGGTAG
- the flgL gene encoding flagellar hook-associated protein FlgL — MLNRVTNLTMSANAQRTLQTQQSRLAELQEKATSLNKISRPSDDPAATAKALETRALLAANAQYGRNIDDGGTWLTAADSALEQATNVMHRVKDLTVLAGNGSLNQSGKDAIALELEALNKDLVSIANSKHLGRNIFAGSSDEAAAFSPATPPLFNGVSGSSVERRISATQTVRVDADGEAIFGSGTGSLFDVVSKIAADLRSGTDITPRLAAVETGFKNVVNGRAEIGTRQAQLERAGNVNTELEATLDAQKMGIEKADLGSVILDLKLQETSYQVALAATARVLQPTLMDFLR; from the coding sequence ATGCTGAACCGGGTAACAAACCTGACCATGAGCGCTAACGCCCAACGGACCCTGCAGACCCAGCAGTCCAGGCTGGCGGAGCTGCAGGAAAAGGCGACCTCGCTCAACAAGATCTCCCGCCCCTCGGACGACCCGGCCGCCACTGCCAAGGCGCTCGAAACCCGTGCCCTGCTCGCCGCCAACGCCCAGTACGGCCGCAACATCGACGACGGCGGAACCTGGCTGACGGCGGCGGATTCCGCCCTTGAGCAGGCCACCAATGTGATGCACCGGGTCAAAGACCTCACGGTGTTGGCGGGAAATGGCTCGCTGAACCAGTCCGGCAAGGACGCCATCGCCCTCGAACTGGAGGCCCTGAACAAGGACCTTGTCTCGATCGCCAACAGCAAGCACCTGGGCCGGAACATCTTTGCCGGCAGCTCGGATGAGGCCGCGGCTTTCAGCCCGGCAACCCCGCCCTTGTTCAACGGCGTCTCCGGCAGCAGCGTGGAACGCCGGATCAGCGCCACCCAGACGGTGCGCGTCGACGCCGACGGCGAGGCGATCTTCGGCAGCGGCACCGGCTCCCTTTTCGACGTCGTCAGCAAAATCGCCGCCGATCTGCGGAGCGGCACGGACATTACGCCGCGGCTCGCGGCGGTGGAGACTGGTTTCAAGAACGTCGTCAACGGACGTGCTGAAATAGGAACACGGCAAGCGCAGCTGGAACGCGCCGGCAACGTCAACACCGAACTGGAGGCCACCTTGGATGCACAGAAGATGGGCATTGAAAAGGCAGATCTTGGCAGTGTCATCCTGGATCTGAAGCTTCAGGAGACCAGCTACCAGGTGGCCCTGGCCGCCACGGCGCGGGTGCTGCAGCCCACGCTGATGGACTTCCTCCGGTGA
- the fliW gene encoding flagellar assembly protein FliW: MSTAVMNPSVSFTAPMPGLEKVHDFTLRSVEGATGLYALESGSTPVRLFLADAAVFVPGYAPPIPAGALDALELGQGEAPQMLVVLNHAPGSTTVNLMAPIVLNPATGRCTQLVLDGRDYPLRADLNSL, from the coding sequence GTGAGCACCGCCGTGATGAACCCCTCCGTCTCCTTCACCGCCCCCATGCCGGGCCTCGAGAAAGTGCACGACTTCACGCTACGGAGCGTCGAAGGTGCGACCGGACTCTACGCCCTGGAATCGGGCTCCACCCCGGTGCGGCTCTTCCTCGCGGACGCGGCCGTCTTTGTGCCGGGCTACGCCCCGCCGATTCCGGCCGGAGCGCTGGACGCCCTGGAACTCGGGCAGGGCGAGGCGCCCCAGATGCTGGTGGTGCTCAACCACGCCCCCGGCTCCACCACGGTCAACCTGATGGCACCGATCGTGCTCAACCCGGCCACCGGCCGCTGCACCCAACTCGTGCTTGACGGCCGCGACTACCCGCTCCGGGCGGACCTCAACTCGCTGTAA